In one window of Verrucomicrobiota bacterium DNA:
- a CDS encoding arylsulfatase — MMKQSLVLRWLMACLLWSVALSTLAAAKPNIIFILADDLGYGDIGAFGQKKIHTPNLDRLAAEGMKFTQHYSGNAVCAPSRCVLLSGKHPGHAFIRNNREVKPEGQFPIPADLVTLPKLLKKAGYINGTFGKWGLGAPDSEGAPLKQGLDRFYGYNCQRVAHNYYPTSLWDNAQRVVLNNPAFAAHQKLPAGVDPKDANNYKPYLGKDYSPDLIAEQARQFVKANRSTPFFLYWTTTVPHLALQVPEDSLQEYLGKFPETPYTGTSGYLPHYAPRAAYAAMITRLDREIGRMMDLVKELGLEDHTLFVFTSDNGPLYDQLGGTDADFFESAGPLNGRKGSLYEGGVRVPLLVRWKGRIAAGSASDRVTGFEDWLPTLLEFVGVPELTPGEVDGISFVPTLLGRAQEPRPFLYREFPGYGGQQSVRIGDWKGVRQALVPKGKAGSANLKIELYNLKEDLAEKNDVAAQHPEMVAKMEALMRAQHTPSAEFPFAALDRLGK, encoded by the coding sequence ATGATGAAACAGAGTCTTGTTTTACGGTGGCTGATGGCCTGTCTGCTGTGGTCAGTGGCGCTCTCCACCCTGGCGGCGGCCAAGCCGAATATCATTTTCATCCTGGCGGATGACTTGGGCTACGGCGACATCGGCGCGTTTGGGCAAAAGAAAATCCACACGCCCAACCTGGACCGACTGGCGGCGGAGGGGATGAAGTTCACGCAACACTATTCCGGCAATGCCGTCTGCGCGCCTTCGCGGTGCGTGCTGCTTTCCGGGAAGCATCCGGGACATGCGTTCATCCGCAACAACCGTGAGGTGAAGCCCGAGGGGCAATTCCCGATCCCGGCGGACCTGGTGACGCTGCCGAAGTTGTTGAAAAAGGCCGGGTACATCAATGGCACTTTTGGCAAGTGGGGTTTGGGCGCGCCCGACAGCGAGGGAGCACCGTTGAAACAGGGCTTAGATCGTTTCTACGGCTACAACTGCCAGCGCGTGGCGCATAACTATTACCCGACCAGCCTTTGGGACAACGCCCAACGGGTGGTGTTGAACAACCCGGCTTTTGCGGCGCACCAGAAATTGCCCGCCGGGGTTGATCCGAAGGATGCCAATAATTATAAGCCATACCTTGGCAAAGACTACTCGCCGGACCTCATCGCTGAGCAAGCCCGTCAGTTTGTCAAAGCCAACCGGAGCACCCCCTTCTTTCTTTATTGGACGACCACGGTGCCACATCTCGCACTGCAAGTGCCGGAGGATTCCTTGCAGGAGTATCTTGGGAAATTCCCCGAAACACCGTACACCGGCACCAGCGGTTACCTGCCGCACTACGCGCCGCGCGCCGCCTATGCGGCGATGATCACGCGGCTGGATCGCGAGATTGGCCGGATGATGGATCTCGTCAAGGAACTCGGGCTCGAAGACCACACGCTCTTCGTCTTCACCTCGGACAACGGCCCGCTGTACGATCAGTTGGGCGGGACGGACGCTGATTTTTTTGAATCGGCCGGTCCCTTGAACGGCCGGAAAGGTTCGCTCTATGAAGGCGGGGTCCGCGTGCCACTGCTGGTGCGGTGGAAAGGGCGCATCGCCGCCGGCAGCGCCAGTGACCGGGTCACGGGCTTTGAAGATTGGTTGCCCACGCTGCTGGAGTTCGTTGGCGTGCCGGAGCTGACGCCGGGCGAGGTGGACGGCATCTCCTTTGTCCCTACGCTGCTCGGTCGCGCCCAGGAGCCGCGTCCGTTCCTGTACCGGGAGTTCCCTGGCTATGGTGGACAGCAAAGTGTGCGGATCGGCGATTGGAAAGGGGTGCGGCAAGCCTTGGTTCCCAAGGGCAAGGCAGGATCGGCGAATTTGAAGATTGAACTCTACAACCTGAAAGAAGACCTGGCCGAGAAGAACGATGTGGCCGCGCAGCACCCGGAAATGGTGGCGAAAATGGAAGCGCTCATGCGGGCGCAACACACCCCGTCCGCCGAATTTCCGTTTGCGGCGCTGGACCGGTTGGGGAAGTGA
- a CDS encoding type I phosphomannose isomerase catalytic subunit, whose amino-acid sequence MFYPLTFHPIFKERVWGGRKLEQLYHKALPNGVPIGESWEISDRPGDASVIANGPFAGKDLRWLMEQHERAVLGKAASYGGRFPLLIKILDAQQVLSLQVHPPAARAKELGGEPKTEMWYFTDCGPDAVIYAGLKTGVTRAEFERRTKDGTVADCFHRLPVKPGDTMFLPSGRVHALGAGAVMFEIQQNSDTTYRVFDWNRVGLDGKPRALHIAESLASIDFNDFEPSLVKSIYSQNPAIKVRFLVDDPLFRVNACLAKRGSRFHLRVETALVIGVVKGTLHISGGGQQVTVGAGQFCLIPAALERASFQAETQVEFLQAEPL is encoded by the coding sequence ATGTTTTATCCACTCACTTTCCACCCCATCTTCAAAGAGCGCGTTTGGGGCGGGCGCAAGCTGGAACAACTCTATCACAAGGCGCTGCCAAACGGGGTGCCAATCGGGGAGTCATGGGAAATCTCGGATCGCCCCGGAGATGCCAGCGTCATTGCCAACGGGCCATTCGCCGGCAAAGATTTGCGCTGGTTGATGGAACAGCATGAGCGGGCGGTGCTCGGTAAAGCCGCCTCCTATGGCGGACGGTTCCCATTGCTGATCAAAATTCTGGATGCCCAGCAGGTGCTCTCGCTCCAAGTACACCCTCCCGCCGCCCGGGCCAAGGAACTCGGTGGCGAACCCAAAACCGAGATGTGGTACTTCACCGATTGCGGCCCTGACGCCGTCATCTATGCCGGGCTAAAAACCGGGGTGACCCGCGCGGAATTCGAGCGCCGCACCAAAGACGGCACGGTGGCGGATTGTTTCCACCGGCTCCCGGTGAAACCGGGGGATACCATGTTTTTACCGAGTGGCCGCGTCCATGCGCTGGGCGCGGGGGCGGTGATGTTTGAAATCCAGCAGAACTCGGATACCACCTACCGGGTGTTTGACTGGAACCGGGTGGGGTTAGATGGCAAACCGCGCGCATTGCATATCGCGGAATCCCTCGCCAGCATTGATTTCAACGACTTCGAGCCGTCGCTGGTGAAGAGCATCTATTCCCAGAACCCCGCCATCAAAGTGCGCTTCTTGGTGGACGACCCATTATTCCGCGTCAACGCCTGCCTCGCCAAACGCGGCTCCCGTTTTCATCTGCGCGTGGAAACCGCGTTGGTGATCGGCGTGGTCAAAGGCACGCTGCACATCAGCGGCGGCGGACAGCAAGTGACCGTTGGGGCTGGTCAGTTCTGCCTGATCCCCGCCGCCCTGGAACGCGCCTCCTTCCAAGCGGAAACCCAAGTGGAGTTTCTCCAGGCTGAACCGTTGTAA
- a CDS encoding acetyl-CoA carboxylase carboxyltransferase subunit alpha, with protein MKHQLDFEKPIAELQRKLDDLKKHSGSESFQDEIELIQKKLAESRKQVYSNLTPWQRVQLARHPKRPFALDYINSICTDFCPLHGDRLFAEDRAMVGGFARLDGQQVMIIGTQKGRDTKENIRRNFGSAHPEGYRKALRLMQLANKFGLPIITLIDTAGAYPGIGAEERHIAEAIAVNLREMMVMEVPIVAAVIGEGGSGGALGIGVADRVLILENAYYSVISPEGCAAILWKDRSAAAKAAEALKITAKDLLGLGLVDEIIPEPLGGAHTDSATTMANLKQHLVKNLKSLLKLSATERLKRRYDKFRAHGQFIEKLPQSEAKA; from the coding sequence ATGAAGCATCAGCTCGATTTCGAGAAACCGATTGCTGAGTTACAACGGAAACTGGATGATTTGAAAAAACATTCGGGGTCTGAGTCATTTCAGGACGAGATTGAGCTAATCCAGAAGAAGCTGGCCGAGAGCCGCAAGCAGGTCTATTCCAATCTGACTCCTTGGCAACGGGTCCAACTCGCCCGGCATCCCAAGCGCCCATTTGCGCTGGATTACATCAACTCGATCTGTACCGATTTCTGCCCGTTGCATGGCGACCGCCTTTTTGCGGAAGATCGGGCCATGGTGGGCGGGTTTGCCCGGCTGGACGGCCAGCAGGTCATGATTATCGGCACGCAAAAAGGCCGCGACACCAAGGAAAATATCCGCCGAAATTTCGGGTCCGCCCACCCGGAAGGTTATCGCAAGGCGTTGCGCCTAATGCAGTTGGCCAACAAATTTGGGCTGCCAATCATCACCTTGATTGATACGGCAGGGGCCTATCCCGGCATCGGGGCCGAGGAACGGCACATTGCCGAAGCCATCGCGGTGAACCTGCGCGAAATGATGGTCATGGAAGTGCCCATCGTTGCCGCCGTCATCGGCGAGGGTGGATCGGGTGGCGCGTTGGGGATTGGGGTGGCGGATCGGGTGTTGATCCTCGAAAACGCCTACTATTCGGTGATCAGCCCGGAGGGGTGCGCGGCGATTTTGTGGAAAGATCGTTCCGCCGCCGCCAAGGCCGCCGAAGCACTGAAAATCACCGCCAAGGATTTGCTGGGGCTGGGGCTGGTGGATGAGATCATCCCCGAGCCTTTGGGTGGCGCGCATACAGATTCGGCAACCACTATGGCTAACCTGAAACAGCATTTGGTGAAGAACCTCAAGAGCCTGCTGAAACTGTCTGCCACGGAACGACTCAAGCGGCGTTATGATAAGTTCCGCGCGCACGGGCAGTTCATCGAGAAATTACCGCAATCCGAAGCCAAGGCCTGA
- a CDS encoding SGNH/GDSL hydrolase family protein produces MTNLVFKSAVFAALLNASVAWTVPAADYYQIRGGIPNSQYFFKQNTVGNQYLFFIGDSVLAGNGLKDANLRYSAQMVKGFKKYFPEAGMNETRHIQPGGSWFGLYRCSRGQPVFGEVIASGHLAILDFAAADRTADLEQVKTSLEGLVRQVTLYRATHSRILVYTLTPEMLKAYRAGQMPEYIRISEQIAAHYGIPSLNLAQYAAEKIIAGEISFEAFSADGINPTDAGAKIYAAAVAKFVDALMTAHPIPDKPAPYKLPAPLFPETDDNGRIVAYEDQQVVRSGNWKPGQASPIGPFRHILASTESGATLTLKFKGSEIGILDVVDKDSADYEYALDGAAFRKLPAPRDVTSPTMRPVSLAKGLDRKVGHELVLKVASSGTARMGGFLLNGSIADAFASMSTLEKIDAIYAAMDPIVFQPPAGRFANIPKTMSKLRDGGELRMVLLGDSIMGNTSGSSFELLLMRDYPKCKLIKIPSLRSSTGCKYYREENRVQDYVLKHNPDLLVIGGISNGGDAEAVRSVIQQVRAKKPDTEVLLLTPVFGSMRDEHIKTFTRTIDTTTSNFRFNMQKVAAEEKCAFFDMTGPWWAYIQDSGKTYGWFMGDGVHANQRGCQIIGRLLEIWFKE; encoded by the coding sequence ATGACAAACCTTGTTTTTAAGAGCGCGGTCTTTGCCGCCCTGCTAAACGCCTCGGTGGCTTGGACTGTCCCGGCAGCGGATTACTACCAGATTCGCGGCGGCATTCCCAACAGCCAATACTTCTTCAAGCAGAACACCGTTGGGAACCAGTACCTGTTCTTCATCGGCGACTCGGTGCTGGCCGGCAACGGGCTGAAAGACGCGAATTTGCGCTACTCCGCCCAGATGGTGAAGGGTTTCAAGAAATATTTCCCGGAGGCGGGCATGAACGAGACGCGGCATATTCAGCCGGGCGGCAGTTGGTTTGGCCTTTACCGTTGCAGCCGGGGACAGCCGGTCTTTGGCGAGGTGATCGCCAGTGGACATTTGGCCATTCTCGATTTCGCTGCTGCTGATCGCACCGCTGACCTCGAACAGGTCAAAACCTCGCTCGAAGGGTTGGTCCGCCAGGTTACCCTGTATCGCGCCACGCACAGCCGCATCCTGGTTTACACCCTGACGCCCGAAATGCTGAAGGCCTATCGGGCGGGCCAGATGCCCGAGTATATTCGTATCAGTGAGCAGATTGCCGCGCATTACGGCATTCCCAGTCTGAATCTGGCGCAATACGCGGCGGAAAAAATCATTGCGGGTGAGATTTCTTTTGAGGCGTTTTCCGCGGATGGCATCAACCCGACCGATGCCGGTGCCAAAATCTATGCTGCCGCAGTGGCGAAATTCGTGGACGCGCTGATGACCGCCCATCCCATCCCGGATAAACCCGCCCCATACAAGTTGCCCGCCCCGTTGTTCCCGGAAACCGACGACAACGGACGCATCGTCGCCTATGAGGATCAGCAAGTCGTGCGGTCCGGCAACTGGAAACCGGGGCAGGCCAGCCCTATCGGTCCTTTTCGTCATATCCTCGCCTCAACCGAATCTGGTGCAACACTGACACTGAAATTCAAGGGCTCGGAAATCGGCATCCTTGACGTGGTGGATAAGGATAGTGCGGACTACGAATACGCTTTGGATGGCGCGGCATTCCGCAAGCTGCCCGCACCCAGGGATGTGACCAGCCCAACGATGCGTCCGGTTTCCCTGGCCAAAGGTTTGGACCGCAAGGTTGGGCATGAACTTGTTCTCAAAGTTGCCTCGTCCGGCACGGCGCGCATGGGTGGTTTCCTGCTTAATGGCAGCATCGCCGATGCTTTCGCCAGCATGAGCACCTTGGAAAAGATTGACGCGATCTATGCCGCGATGGACCCGATTGTGTTCCAGCCTCCGGCTGGTCGCTTCGCGAACATTCCGAAAACGATGAGCAAACTGCGCGACGGTGGCGAATTGCGCATGGTGCTCTTGGGCGACAGCATTATGGGCAATACCTCCGGTTCATCGTTCGAGCTGCTGCTCATGCGGGACTATCCCAAGTGCAAGCTGATCAAGATTCCCTCTCTGCGCAGTTCCACCGGTTGCAAATACTACCGGGAAGAGAATCGCGTCCAGGACTACGTGCTGAAGCACAATCCGGACCTACTGGTCATCGGCGGCATTTCCAACGGTGGTGACGCCGAGGCCGTCCGATCAGTGATTCAACAGGTGCGAGCCAAAAAGCCGGATACCGAAGTGCTACTGCTGACGCCGGTCTTCGGTTCTATGCGCGACGAACACATCAAGACGTTCACGCGCACGATTGACACCACGACGAGTAATTTCCGTTTCAATATGCAGAAGGTGGCGGCGGAGGAGAAATGCGCCTTCTTCGATATGACCGGTCCTTGGTGGGCATATATTCAGGACAGCGGCAAGACTTACGGCTGGTTCATGGGCGACGGTGTTCACGCCAACCAACGCGGCTGCCAGATCATTGGCCGCCTGCTGGAGATCTGGTTCAAAGAGTAA
- a CDS encoding YgjV family protein has product MQVFTPAQCIGYVAFVLGVAAFLQKDDRRLKSLLASECLVYTVHFWMLGNLPAALSALTSSVRTFLAIRTRSRWLAAFIIGVNITIGLAFAKTPAAWLPTLGSCLGTIAVFMLHGIAMRLLVLVATFLWLANNILSGSIGGTLLEAIIAIVNISTIIRLYRTPKTETDSGTVREV; this is encoded by the coding sequence ATGCAGGTTTTTACTCCCGCTCAGTGTATTGGCTATGTGGCGTTTGTGCTTGGGGTGGCCGCCTTTCTTCAGAAAGACGACCGCCGACTCAAGTCATTGCTGGCCAGCGAATGCCTGGTGTACACCGTTCATTTTTGGATGTTGGGCAATCTCCCTGCGGCGCTCAGCGCCTTGACTTCGAGTGTTCGCACGTTTCTGGCCATCAGAACGCGCTCACGCTGGTTGGCCGCGTTTATCATCGGCGTTAATATCACCATCGGCCTTGCTTTCGCCAAAACTCCGGCGGCTTGGTTGCCCACCCTTGGCTCCTGTCTGGGAACGATTGCCGTCTTTATGCTCCATGGCATTGCGATGCGGTTGCTGGTCCTGGTGGCCACGTTTCTCTGGCTGGCCAACAACATCCTCAGCGGTTCCATCGGCGGCACCCTGCTGGAGGCCATCATCGCCATCGTCAACATTTCAACCATCATTCGCCTCTATCGCACGCCCAAGACTGAGACCGACTCCGGCACAGTGCGGGAAGTATAG
- a CDS encoding cation:proton antiporter: MAICIMVAWGMAVLAHTLKQPLVLAYLLAGFFIGPQGLKWVANTQSIHTISELGLILLLFMIGLEIDLKKIISAGRRITVTGASQIFGCFGFGLLFFLGLSRVVEIKGLEIVYLAVAAALSSTVIVVKVLYDKRELDTLPGRITLGVLVLQDIFAILFLAIQPQLGDPRVGPILLSLVKVVLLVVVAFTASRYALPSIFRTVARLPELVLVGALAWCFLVGALGEHFGLSRAMGALVAGVAISTFPYTLDVIAKITSLRDFFLTLFFVGLGMMIPRPTLEYLLGAVVLCAFVLASRLLTVFLPLYWMRQGLRASFLPALNLAQVSEFSLVIMALGLSAHHLSAYSSGVLAYAFVILAVASTYAIMASDRIVRKVITALRSLSVKDLDQETAAPAEPGPTPRIFMLGFSWTASSLLEEITIQNPTLARELRVVDFNPQVHQELRARQVSTVYGDISQRHTLEHAGIQEAQIILCTLPNTVLKGINNVRLVRQLRELNRKAKIIVHSELLSEVPGLYQAGADYVCLARIIEAVEWFHLVEDARNGRLDHKRKELDAVLKERREVIP, translated from the coding sequence ATGGCCATCTGTATCATGGTGGCCTGGGGCATGGCGGTCTTGGCGCATACGCTAAAACAACCGTTGGTTCTGGCTTATTTACTGGCCGGTTTTTTCATCGGCCCGCAAGGGCTTAAATGGGTCGCCAACACGCAGTCCATCCATACCATTTCGGAACTGGGGTTGATTCTGTTGTTGTTCATGATTGGACTGGAGATTGACCTGAAGAAAATCATCAGTGCCGGCCGCAGGATCACCGTCACGGGCGCGAGCCAGATTTTTGGCTGCTTCGGATTTGGCCTGCTCTTTTTTTTGGGCCTGAGCCGGGTGGTGGAAATCAAGGGCTTGGAGATTGTCTATCTGGCGGTGGCGGCGGCGTTAAGCAGCACAGTGATTGTCGTCAAAGTGCTCTATGACAAACGGGAGCTGGACACCCTGCCGGGTCGCATCACGCTGGGGGTGCTGGTGTTGCAGGATATTTTTGCCATCCTGTTCCTGGCCATTCAACCGCAGTTGGGCGATCCGCGGGTGGGCCCCATTTTACTCTCGCTGGTCAAAGTGGTGCTGCTGGTCGTGGTGGCCTTCACCGCCAGCCGATACGCGCTGCCGTCCATCTTTCGCACGGTGGCGCGGTTGCCGGAGCTGGTGCTGGTGGGCGCGCTGGCGTGGTGTTTTTTGGTGGGCGCGTTGGGCGAACATTTCGGCCTTTCGCGCGCGATGGGTGCACTGGTGGCAGGCGTGGCGATTTCCACATTTCCATACACCCTGGATGTCATCGCCAAGATCACCAGTTTGCGCGATTTTTTCCTGACGTTATTTTTTGTGGGGCTGGGCATGATGATCCCGCGCCCGACGTTGGAATATTTGCTGGGTGCCGTGGTGTTATGCGCCTTTGTGCTGGCCAGCCGGTTGCTGACGGTTTTTCTGCCGCTCTATTGGATGCGGCAGGGATTGCGGGCCAGCTTTTTGCCGGCGCTGAACCTGGCACAAGTGAGTGAATTTTCGCTGGTGATCATGGCGCTGGGATTAAGCGCGCATCATTTGAGCGCATATTCCAGCGGGGTTTTGGCATACGCGTTTGTCATTCTGGCGGTGGCCTCGACGTATGCGATCATGGCCTCAGATCGCATCGTGCGGAAAGTGATTACGGCGTTGCGATCCCTCTCGGTTAAAGACCTCGACCAGGAAACGGCGGCCCCCGCTGAACCCGGGCCAACGCCACGCATCTTCATGCTGGGTTTTAGTTGGACGGCCAGCTCGTTGCTGGAGGAAATCACCATCCAGAACCCCACGCTGGCACGGGAATTGCGCGTGGTGGATTTCAATCCGCAGGTTCACCAGGAATTGCGCGCGCGCCAGGTCAGTACGGTTTATGGCGACATCAGCCAGCGGCATACCCTGGAGCACGCGGGTATTCAGGAGGCTCAAATCATCCTCTGCACGCTGCCCAACACCGTGCTCAAGGGAATCAACAATGTGCGTTTGGTGAGGCAGTTGCGCGAGCTGAATCGCAAGGCCAAAATTATTGTTCACTCAGAATTGCTTTCGGAAGTGCCTGGGCTTTATCAGGCCGGCGCGGATTATGTGTGCCTGGCGCGCATCATCGAGGCGGTGGAATGGTTCCACTTGGTGGAAGACGCCCGCAATGGCCGGTTGGACCACAAGCGCAAAGAGCTGGACGCGGTGTTAAAAGAACGCCGCGAGGTGATCCCATAA
- a CDS encoding cellulase family glycosylhydrolase — translation MTTYLRTALILAGFMVSCLTRGGDAQIIGTVDTSKWRGFNLLEKYNMNRNTPFNEDDFKWIAELGFNYVRLPMDYRCYVEKGDWLKFKEDTLKEVDQAIELGKKYHIHVTVNLHRAPGFCINPPEEPSNLWTNEHTLSVFVDHWVMFAKRYRQVPPEHLSFNLLNEPTHTSRENFLKVFCRTIEAIQKEDPRRLIIVDGLNVGKEPLPEFLKYDNVIQATRGYHPGTISHYKASWVKGSEQWPEPVWPSVKLIGNLYGPVKPDLKSPLTIQGAFKAGTEISLKFFQISQKNKLMARADGKTVAEKVVDPKASPEDWKRVDTEKRYVLMQPTRDLFFTVSLPTDCREFTLENVEGDWLKFSELTIRLPGGSKRTYGTDMSYGKKQVPLSLEADGRLSPPPGVPADAPLKDYLKPWLEIAARGETVFVGEWGCHNRTPHPVALAWMKSWLDNWKEARFGWALWNFRGSFGILDSGRTDVVYEDWHGHKLDREMLTLLQQYQK, via the coding sequence ATGACAACATACTTGCGCACCGCACTGATTTTGGCCGGCTTCATGGTTTCCTGCCTGACCCGGGGCGGGGACGCCCAAATAATCGGCACCGTGGACACTTCCAAATGGCGGGGGTTCAACCTGCTGGAGAAGTATAATATGAACCGCAACACGCCATTCAACGAGGATGACTTCAAGTGGATCGCCGAACTGGGATTTAATTATGTGCGGCTGCCGATGGACTATCGTTGTTACGTCGAGAAAGGGGACTGGTTGAAGTTCAAAGAGGATACGCTGAAGGAGGTGGATCAAGCCATCGAACTGGGCAAAAAATATCACATCCATGTCACGGTGAACCTGCATCGCGCCCCGGGCTTTTGCATCAACCCGCCGGAGGAGCCCAGCAACCTGTGGACCAACGAGCACACGCTGTCGGTGTTTGTGGATCATTGGGTGATGTTTGCCAAACGGTACCGGCAGGTGCCGCCGGAACACCTCAGCTTTAATTTGCTCAACGAGCCGACGCATACCTCGCGGGAAAATTTTCTCAAGGTGTTTTGCCGCACCATTGAGGCGATTCAAAAAGAGGATCCCAGGCGGCTGATTATCGTGGATGGTTTGAATGTGGGCAAAGAGCCACTCCCGGAATTTTTAAAATATGACAATGTGATTCAGGCCACCCGGGGATATCACCCAGGAACCATCTCGCATTATAAGGCCAGCTGGGTGAAGGGATCGGAGCAGTGGCCGGAGCCGGTCTGGCCCAGTGTCAAGTTAATCGGCAACCTTTATGGTCCGGTGAAACCCGATTTGAAATCACCGCTCACGATCCAGGGCGCTTTCAAAGCCGGCACGGAAATTTCACTTAAATTTTTCCAGATCTCGCAAAAAAATAAACTGATGGCCAGGGCGGATGGAAAAACGGTGGCCGAAAAAGTGGTGGACCCCAAGGCCAGCCCGGAGGACTGGAAGCGCGTGGACACCGAGAAGCGCTATGTGTTGATGCAACCGACCCGGGATTTGTTTTTTACCGTCAGTCTGCCGACCGATTGCCGGGAATTCACGCTAGAGAATGTGGAAGGCGACTGGCTCAAGTTCAGTGAGTTGACGATCCGCCTGCCGGGCGGCTCCAAGCGGACCTACGGAACCGACATGTCGTATGGCAAGAAGCAAGTGCCGTTGAGCCTTGAGGCGGACGGACGGCTGTCACCGCCACCCGGGGTGCCGGCGGATGCCCCGCTCAAGGATTATCTGAAACCGTGGCTGGAAATCGCCGCGCGCGGGGAAACGGTATTTGTCGGAGAATGGGGCTGCCATAACCGAACGCCGCACCCAGTGGCGCTGGCGTGGATGAAGAGCTGGTTGGATAATTGGAAAGAAGCCCGGTTCGGTTGGGCACTGTGGAACTTTCGCGGCAGTTTCGGGATTCTGGACAGCGGACGGACGGATGTGGTTTACGAAGACTGGCACGGCCACAAGCTCGACCGGGAAATGCTCACCCTGTTGCAGCAGTACCAGAAATAG